A genomic segment from Kyrpidia tusciae DSM 2912 encodes:
- a CDS encoding M42 family metallopeptidase, translating to MLLRRLSETPGPSGFEDQVRHVLIEELRPHARRIYTDALGNLFVETGPEQGGPRVMLAAHMDEVALMIVRIDDEGTLRFRAIGGIDERVLVSKAVRVGPAGLPGVIGSKAVHLQKPEERKRPVAIEDLYIDIGAKDADQASGRVHVGDYAVFATEYEQIGQGKAKGKAFDDRVGCAVLAELAKRSFQLPTTFVFTVQEEIGLRGAGPAAYRVNPDLAFVIEGTLCFDVPDARDEDSVTIQGRGPAISLLDRATIPPQSLIRWMAEVADAREIPYQWRRSGAGGNDAGAIHLTRRGIPTGAISVPVRYIHSPAQIVDLADYENTIALTEALLRDLEDHPDRLDGLRLANRVYPPAAPGSGPSPGAPPHPGRPGPEPPPASGKGPEGNKTAAEEEGEQEP from the coding sequence GTGTTACTTCGACGTTTAAGCGAAACCCCTGGCCCTTCGGGATTTGAAGACCAAGTGAGACACGTTCTCATCGAAGAGCTGCGCCCCCACGCCCGGCGGATCTACACTGATGCTTTGGGAAATTTATTCGTGGAAACCGGCCCCGAACAGGGAGGTCCCCGGGTGATGTTGGCCGCCCACATGGATGAAGTCGCCCTGATGATCGTCCGCATCGATGACGAAGGCACCCTTCGGTTCCGGGCCATCGGCGGTATCGACGAGCGGGTGTTGGTGTCCAAAGCCGTTCGGGTGGGCCCCGCCGGCCTCCCGGGGGTGATCGGCTCCAAGGCCGTGCATTTGCAAAAACCCGAGGAACGCAAACGCCCCGTCGCCATTGAGGATCTGTACATCGACATCGGCGCCAAAGACGCCGATCAAGCATCGGGCCGGGTGCACGTCGGCGACTACGCGGTATTCGCCACCGAGTACGAACAGATCGGGCAGGGCAAAGCCAAAGGCAAAGCATTCGATGACCGGGTGGGGTGTGCGGTCCTCGCCGAACTGGCGAAACGGTCCTTTCAGCTTCCGACCACCTTTGTCTTCACCGTCCAGGAGGAGATCGGCCTGCGGGGGGCAGGCCCGGCCGCTTATCGCGTCAATCCCGACCTCGCCTTCGTGATCGAGGGCACCCTTTGTTTTGATGTTCCCGACGCCCGGGACGAGGACAGCGTCACCATCCAGGGACGAGGGCCGGCCATCAGCCTCCTCGATCGCGCCACCATCCCTCCCCAATCCCTCATCCGGTGGATGGCGGAGGTGGCCGACGCCCGGGAAATCCCGTACCAGTGGCGACGCTCGGGCGCCGGGGGCAATGACGCCGGAGCGATCCACCTGACCCGCCGGGGCATCCCCACCGGAGCCATCTCGGTGCCGGTGCGCTACATTCACAGTCCGGCACAGATCGTGGACCTGGCGGATTACGAGAACACCATCGCCCTGACCGAGGCCCTGCTTCGGGATCTGGAAGACCATCCGGACCGGCTGGATGGTTTGCGACTCGCAAATCGGGTCTATCCGCCGGCCGCACCGGGCAGCGGGCCGTCCCCGGGTGCACCCCCGCACCCGGGCCGCCCGGGCCCAGAACCCCCTCCGGCCTCTGGAAAGGGCCCGGAGGGGAACAAGACCGCCGCCGAGGAGGAAGGAGAGCAAGAACCATGA
- a CDS encoding peptidase M42, whose protein sequence is MTDWNRMTAEASSAFGPAGFEEGIRRWVTGAVGGKLDRCETDPFGNVLARTWTPGAKGRVLLVAGLDQPGVLATHVDGEGRVRIAPIGPIQPRDLPGQKIRFQSGATGLVDAEVKGEGEAVDWQSLFVLPISGTVGIGEPGVIDPRVEILGEIALGANLPWRAGTIVLAALADHLAGGRYDVTLLFSAQRSVGARAGRLAAFEEAFDWALDIGTVPVTGAPGPSKGGLRVGGGPVIRAMDRSLVVRPEMKRRLWDLAETREIPHQAGVAPETASDGGILAMSESGLLVGGVDIPVYRTRGNLGFLQFTDLQAALDLLRAALET, encoded by the coding sequence ATGACCGACTGGAACCGTATGACCGCCGAAGCGTCATCCGCCTTTGGCCCCGCCGGATTCGAAGAAGGGATTCGCCGATGGGTCACAGGCGCGGTGGGAGGAAAACTCGACCGCTGTGAAACGGACCCTTTTGGCAATGTCCTTGCCCGGACTTGGACCCCGGGGGCCAAAGGACGGGTCCTTCTCGTCGCCGGCCTCGATCAACCGGGCGTCCTGGCCACCCACGTCGACGGCGAGGGCCGGGTGCGCATCGCGCCCATCGGGCCGATTCAGCCCCGGGACCTGCCCGGCCAAAAAATCCGCTTTCAAAGCGGAGCCACGGGCTTGGTGGACGCCGAGGTCAAGGGAGAAGGCGAGGCCGTCGATTGGCAGTCGCTGTTCGTCTTGCCCATTTCCGGAACGGTGGGCATCGGTGAACCGGGGGTGATCGACCCCCGGGTGGAGATCCTCGGGGAGATCGCCCTCGGCGCAAATCTTCCGTGGCGGGCGGGAACCATCGTCCTCGCGGCTTTGGCGGACCATCTGGCGGGCGGTCGCTACGATGTGACCCTGCTGTTCAGCGCCCAGCGCTCGGTGGGAGCCAGGGCCGGGCGGCTCGCCGCCTTCGAGGAAGCTTTCGACTGGGCCCTGGACATCGGCACAGTGCCCGTTACTGGCGCGCCGGGCCCCTCAAAGGGCGGCCTCCGGGTCGGCGGTGGCCCGGTGATCCGGGCCATGGACCGGTCGTTGGTGGTGCGGCCGGAGATGAAGCGGCGCCTGTGGGACCTGGCCGAGACCCGGGAAATTCCCCACCAAGCCGGGGTGGCACCCGAGACGGCGTCGGACGGGGGAATTCTGGCGATGAGCGAATCCGGGCTTCTCGTGGGCGGCGTCGACATCCCCGTTTACAGGACCCGAGGAAACCTGGGATTCCTGCAGTTCACCGACCTCCAGGCAGCCCTGGATCTCCTGCGTGCGGCCCTGGAAACCTGA
- a CDS encoding EamA family transporter, translating into MIYLLLLFNILLLVAGQVCFKIGLGQVGGLHLNNVAETFFSPWILLGLFLYVVATVAWFAVLSRLSLSIAYPLQSLSYVFGVLAAAWIFQEAVSPVRWLGVLVILVGVALIAQS; encoded by the coding sequence GTGATCTACCTGCTGTTACTCTTCAATATTCTTTTATTGGTGGCCGGGCAGGTGTGTTTTAAAATCGGCCTGGGCCAGGTGGGCGGCCTTCATTTGAACAATGTGGCGGAGACGTTTTTCTCCCCCTGGATCCTCCTCGGTCTGTTTCTCTATGTGGTGGCCACGGTGGCCTGGTTCGCCGTCCTCTCCCGGTTGTCCCTGAGCATTGCCTATCCCCTCCAGAGTTTGTCCTACGTCTTCGGGGTCCTGGCGGCGGCCTGGATCTTTCAGGAGGCCGTGTCCCCGGTGCGCTGGCTCGGAGTGTTGGTGATCCTCGTGGGCGTGGCTCTGATCGCTCAGTCGTAG
- a CDS encoding DUF2304 domain-containing protein has translation MDVYQLAILFSVGFILIVLDLVRRRRLKEKYSLLWIFVGLLMLVLSTFRSAIEHMAAFFHVYYAPSLLFLVGLVFCFSLILHVTVVLSRLEDRVVRLAQEAAILREEIEQKAVAERGNKG, from the coding sequence ATGGATGTTTATCAATTGGCCATTTTGTTTTCCGTCGGGTTTATCTTGATTGTGCTGGATTTGGTCCGTCGCCGACGACTGAAGGAGAAATATTCGCTCCTTTGGATTTTTGTCGGGCTGTTGATGCTCGTGCTCTCGACCTTTCGATCCGCCATCGAACATATGGCGGCGTTTTTCCACGTGTATTACGCGCCTTCACTGTTATTCTTGGTCGGCCTCGTGTTTTGTTTTTCCCTGATCCTTCATGTGACGGTGGTTTTGTCCCGGCTGGAGGACCGGGTGGTGCGCCTGGCCCAAGAGGCGGCCATCCTGAGGGAGGAAATTGAACAAAAGGCCGTCGCCGAACGGGGGAACAAAGGGTGA
- a CDS encoding glycosyltransferase family 2 protein has product MPKVLVIIPAFNEEKTVGQVVRRALGVLEGVDVLVVDDGSRDATAEVARRAGARVLRLPFNLGIGGAMQTGYRYAWRHGYDVAVQVDADGQHNPEDLPHLLRELWRGRADLIVGSRYVEETGYRSSRARRAGMIVLAHLVSGILHQAVYDTTSGYRVVNREGIRLFAEQYPADYPEVEALVLAHYHGLCIREVAVKMEERKAGRSSITPLRSAYYMIKVILALMMNVLRRPRLSRENHG; this is encoded by the coding sequence ATGCCGAAAGTCTTGGTGATTATCCCAGCTTTTAACGAGGAAAAAACGGTTGGCCAGGTGGTCCGCCGGGCACTCGGTGTCCTGGAAGGCGTGGATGTGCTGGTGGTGGACGACGGGTCCCGGGATGCCACGGCAGAGGTTGCCAGGCGGGCCGGAGCCCGGGTGTTGCGCTTGCCTTTTAATCTTGGAATCGGCGGGGCCATGCAGACGGGGTATCGCTACGCTTGGCGCCACGGCTACGACGTCGCGGTTCAGGTGGACGCCGACGGTCAGCACAACCCGGAAGATCTGCCGCACTTGCTCCGGGAATTGTGGAGGGGGCGGGCGGATCTGATCGTCGGGTCGCGGTATGTGGAGGAAACGGGGTATCGTTCCTCCCGGGCCCGGCGGGCGGGGATGATCGTGCTCGCCCATTTGGTGAGCGGGATCCTTCATCAGGCGGTTTATGACACCACCAGCGGGTACCGGGTGGTGAACCGGGAGGGGATTCGCCTCTTTGCCGAGCAGTATCCCGCCGATTACCCGGAAGTGGAGGCTCTGGTCCTGGCCCATTATCACGGGCTCTGTATCCGGGAGGTGGCGGTGAAGATGGAGGAACGGAAAGCGGGGAGGTCTTCCATTACGCCGCTTCGGTCGGCCTATTATATGATCAAAGTGATTCTCGCCCTCATGATGAACGTTCTCCGCCGGCCCCGCCTGTCCAGGGAGAATCACGGCTGA
- a CDS encoding ArnT family glycosyltransferase, which produces MPEGARSRNMALERLVLGLILLAALVLRAYYIHTVPQPPLFTDAKNYDETALRLLHTGVFSYWGHGPDAYVTPGYPLFLAVVYMIADWIGGNRLMDARYAQALLSVVTLFWMYVIVRRLQGRVAALLAAVVGAVYVSMIWAPAAILTETLFNFLFVLYLYVFLLAMQKDDWRWSGIGGAVLGLTVLVRPTPAPLVVLLPLLYHGLVERRQRIWRHVGVALVAFAAVMAPWWLRNLHTFGHLILFATESGDPMFAGTDPYFRLGDKLYQTIPPGADLNQMAKERIVEGFTHEPGLYLQWFTIGKWWYLFRQPWGWNESEALITGHFWEGMGWLHLPIVYAGWASVLLAPWWRELRVLSFVLLILTGIQLLFLPLARYAFPMMPILIMMASVTVIRLLGLGFRFRARVEKG; this is translated from the coding sequence ATGCCTGAGGGTGCGCGATCCCGAAATATGGCTCTGGAGCGCCTCGTTCTCGGATTGATCTTATTGGCTGCCCTGGTGCTCCGGGCGTACTACATTCATACGGTGCCACAACCGCCTCTGTTTACCGATGCGAAGAATTATGACGAGACGGCGCTCCGCCTGCTTCATACCGGGGTCTTCAGTTACTGGGGGCATGGCCCCGATGCTTACGTCACCCCCGGATATCCGCTGTTTTTGGCCGTGGTGTACATGATCGCCGATTGGATCGGCGGGAACAGGCTGATGGATGCCCGGTATGCCCAGGCCCTTTTGTCGGTGGTCACGCTCTTTTGGATGTACGTGATTGTGCGGCGGCTCCAGGGAAGGGTGGCCGCTTTGCTCGCCGCCGTGGTGGGGGCGGTGTATGTCAGCATGATTTGGGCGCCGGCGGCCATTCTCACCGAGACTTTGTTCAACTTCTTGTTCGTTCTTTACTTGTACGTATTTTTGCTCGCCATGCAGAAGGACGACTGGCGGTGGAGCGGCATCGGCGGCGCCGTCCTGGGGTTGACGGTGTTGGTGCGGCCGACGCCGGCTCCCCTTGTGGTTCTGCTTCCGCTTTTGTATCATGGGCTGGTGGAGAGGCGGCAGCGGATTTGGCGGCATGTCGGGGTCGCTCTGGTGGCCTTTGCCGCGGTGATGGCGCCGTGGTGGCTGAGAAATTTGCATACGTTTGGCCATCTGATCCTGTTCGCCACCGAGAGCGGCGATCCGATGTTCGCCGGCACCGATCCGTATTTTCGCTTGGGGGACAAGCTGTACCAGACCATCCCTCCCGGGGCGGATTTGAATCAGATGGCCAAGGAGCGCATCGTCGAGGGATTCACCCACGAACCCGGCTTGTACCTCCAATGGTTTACAATAGGAAAATGGTGGTATCTCTTTCGTCAACCCTGGGGATGGAATGAAAGTGAGGCGCTGATCACTGGGCATTTCTGGGAAGGCATGGGTTGGCTGCACCTGCCCATCGTTTACGCCGGGTGGGCTTCGGTGTTGCTCGCGCCCTGGTGGCGGGAGCTGCGGGTTCTTTCCTTCGTCCTGTTGATTCTCACCGGGATTCAACTGCTTTTTTTGCCCTTGGCCCGTTATGCGTTTCCCATGATGCCCATCCTCATCATGATGGCCTCGGTGACGGTGATTCGCCTGCTCGGGCTCGGTTTTCGCTTTCGAGCGCGGGTGGAAAAAGGGTGA
- a CDS encoding ABC transporter permease, whose translation MIGVILRKELLDLFRDRKTWMATVILPIVLWPALILLMVNLQVMSENQARQNVPIAIQGHQSRVEEALWADGHIQIVQPADPLGALRAGDVRAIVRIDDQFDNKIAHRQTATVTVVYNASNSNSQAAYDLVSQRLRALGKQLEAERLRALGLTEQAVTPLAITGEDASTQGQKAGSLLGFIIPLMLILSTATGAMPAATDFMAGEKERGTLEALLTTPASARSILLGKMGATAVMGALSGVISVVVMMVTFSRLPAMAGAASGTAGEFARSILTVLTPGLAVVMLVMILLVALLFAALMLTVSSYAKSFKESQTYMTPFVLVAAVAGYMVMFAAPDALPGWYFVVPFVNVAALMKELLYGIMNAGHAALVIGSLAVYTAGAVALAAAAFGRESLVVRG comes from the coding sequence ATGATCGGGGTGATCTTGAGAAAAGAGCTGCTCGATCTGTTCCGGGACCGGAAGACCTGGATGGCCACGGTGATTCTCCCCATCGTCCTGTGGCCGGCGCTGATCCTTTTGATGGTGAACCTTCAGGTCATGTCGGAGAATCAGGCCCGGCAGAACGTCCCCATCGCGATCCAGGGGCATCAGAGCCGGGTGGAGGAGGCCCTGTGGGCGGATGGCCACATCCAGATTGTGCAGCCGGCAGATCCTCTCGGGGCGTTGCGAGCCGGGGATGTGCGGGCGATTGTGCGGATCGACGATCAGTTTGACAACAAAATCGCCCACCGGCAAACGGCGACGGTGACGGTGGTGTATAACGCTTCGAACTCGAATTCCCAGGCGGCCTACGATCTGGTCAGTCAGCGGCTTCGGGCGCTGGGGAAGCAGCTGGAAGCGGAGCGGCTGCGCGCCTTGGGGTTGACCGAGCAGGCGGTGACACCCCTGGCGATCACCGGTGAGGACGCTTCGACTCAGGGACAGAAGGCCGGAAGTTTGCTGGGGTTTATCATCCCCCTCATGCTCATTCTGTCGACGGCCACCGGGGCGATGCCGGCGGCGACGGATTTTATGGCGGGGGAAAAGGAGCGGGGAACGTTGGAGGCGCTCCTCACTACGCCGGCGTCCGCCCGGTCGATTCTGCTGGGGAAAATGGGGGCCACGGCGGTGATGGGGGCGCTTTCCGGGGTGATTTCGGTGGTGGTGATGATGGTGACGTTCTCCCGGCTTCCCGCCATGGCGGGAGCGGCGTCGGGGACGGCGGGGGAGTTTGCCCGGTCGATTCTCACCGTGCTGACCCCGGGATTGGCGGTGGTCATGCTGGTGATGATTCTCCTGGTGGCCCTGCTTTTTGCCGCGCTGATGTTGACGGTGAGCTCGTATGCCAAATCTTTTAAAGAGTCCCAGACCTACATGACGCCTTTCGTGCTCGTGGCGGCGGTGGCGGGGTATATGGTGATGTTTGCAGCGCCGGACGCATTGCCGGGCTGGTATTTTGTCGTGCCTTTCGTGAACGTGGCGGCCCTCATGAAGGAGTTGCTGTACGGGATTATGAACGCCGGGCACGCCGCACTGGTGATCGGGAGCCTGGCGGTGTACACCGCCGGGGCGGTGGCTTTGGCGGCCGCGGCCTTCGGCCGGGAATCGCTGGTGGTGCGGGGGTGA
- a CDS encoding ABC transporter ATP-binding protein, which translates to MIELRGVTKRFKQVTAVQDVSFDVERGEVVGLIGENGAGKTTTLRLIATVLRPMAGSIRVAGLDTIKQPRQVRRKVGLLFGGETGLYDRLTARENIAYFGRLFGLDDGEIRRRTEALAERFAMTEYLDRRVGGFSKGMRQKTVIARSLIHEPEVVLLDEPTSGLDITSAAAIRQLIRDFQKEGRTVIFSSHISGEVERLCDRVMILRRGRLEFADSLAELYRRTGTEDLDAAFVQAAESGLGR; encoded by the coding sequence ATGATCGAGCTTCGGGGTGTGACGAAACGGTTCAAGCAGGTGACCGCTGTTCAAGATGTGTCTTTTGATGTGGAGCGGGGTGAAGTGGTGGGGTTGATCGGGGAGAACGGCGCCGGCAAAACCACGACCCTTCGGCTGATCGCCACGGTGTTGCGCCCGATGGCCGGTTCGATCCGAGTGGCCGGGCTGGACACCATCAAGCAGCCCCGGCAGGTCAGGCGCAAAGTCGGGCTTCTCTTCGGAGGGGAAACGGGACTATACGACCGGCTCACCGCCCGGGAGAACATCGCGTACTTCGGCCGGTTGTTTGGCCTCGATGACGGGGAGATCCGACGGCGCACCGAGGCTTTGGCCGAGCGCTTTGCGATGACGGAATACCTCGACCGGCGGGTGGGGGGATTCTCGAAGGGGATGCGGCAGAAAACGGTGATCGCCCGTTCGTTGATTCACGAGCCCGAAGTGGTGCTTTTGGACGAGCCCACGTCGGGCCTGGACATCACCTCCGCTGCCGCCATTCGGCAGCTGATCCGGGATTTTCAGAAAGAAGGCAGGACGGTGATATTCTCCAGCCACATTTCCGGCGAGGTGGAGCGGCTGTGTGACCGGGTGATGATTTTGCGCCGGGGTAGGCTGGAATTCGCCGACTCTCTAGCCGAATTGTATCGACGCACGGGCACGGAAGATCTGGATGCGGCTTTCGTCCAGGCCGCGGAAAGTGGGCTCGGTCGATGA
- the bshA gene encoding N-acetyl-alpha-D-glucosaminyl L-malate synthase BshA has protein sequence MRIAIACHSALGGSGAVAVELARSLAHKGHEVHVISDGVPFRFVRPQEKMFLHTVEVPQHHVFRYPPFELALAGTMAELMKKYLFDILHVHYVLPFAISAYLARQMVPEHPVPVVTTLHGTDITQLSRDKTLFAPIRLGLEKSDAVTAVSASLAAEAMRIFSLKKDIAVIHNYVDTSRYVRQDVTELRRQYARPDEPILMHISNFRPIKRVPDVVRVFAGVRRRRRAKLALVGEGPGVPEVRALVSEMGLEEDVHFLGKRSDVETVLSMADVLLLPSEQESFGLVAVEAMACGTPVVASRAGGLPEVIVHGETGFLAEVGDVAAMADYVTQLLDDPALHRDFAAKGRDRVERYFSCTHQVQKYEELYRQVLAAQQAGATDAEQAG, from the coding sequence ATGCGCATCGCCATTGCCTGTCATTCGGCCCTGGGGGGATCCGGCGCTGTGGCCGTGGAATTGGCCCGGAGCCTGGCCCACAAAGGGCACGAAGTGCACGTGATTTCCGACGGAGTCCCCTTTCGGTTTGTCCGGCCTCAGGAAAAGATGTTTCTCCACACGGTGGAGGTCCCGCAACACCACGTATTTCGTTATCCCCCCTTTGAACTGGCCTTGGCCGGGACGATGGCCGAGTTGATGAAAAAATATTTGTTCGACATCCTTCATGTGCATTATGTGCTTCCCTTTGCCATCAGCGCCTATCTCGCCCGGCAAATGGTCCCGGAGCACCCGGTGCCCGTGGTGACGACGCTGCACGGGACGGACATCACTCAACTGAGCCGGGACAAGACGCTGTTTGCCCCCATCCGCCTGGGGCTTGAGAAAAGTGATGCCGTGACGGCGGTTTCCGCCAGCCTGGCCGCCGAGGCCATGCGGATTTTCTCGCTGAAAAAAGACATCGCCGTGATTCATAACTACGTGGACACTTCCCGGTATGTCCGGCAGGATGTGACCGAACTGCGTCGGCAATACGCCCGTCCCGACGAGCCGATCTTGATGCACATTTCGAATTTTCGACCGATCAAGCGGGTTCCGGACGTGGTGCGGGTGTTTGCCGGGGTGCGCCGCCGGCGTCGGGCGAAACTCGCCTTGGTGGGGGAAGGACCGGGGGTGCCGGAAGTGCGGGCACTGGTGAGTGAGATGGGGTTGGAAGAAGATGTGCATTTTCTCGGCAAGCGCTCGGACGTGGAGACGGTGCTGTCCATGGCCGATGTGTTGCTCCTGCCTTCGGAACAGGAAAGTTTCGGGTTGGTGGCCGTGGAGGCCATGGCCTGCGGAACTCCGGTGGTGGCGAGCCGGGCGGGGGGGCTTCCGGAGGTCATCGTCCACGGGGAAACGGGCTTTTTGGCTGAGGTGGGGGATGTGGCGGCGATGGCGGATTATGTCACTCAATTGCTCGACGACCCGGCTCTTCACCGGGATTTTGCGGCCAAGGGGCGGGATCGCGTCGAACGGTATTTTTCCTGCACCCATCAGGTGCAAAAGTATGAAGAGCTATACCGGCAGGTTTTGGCTGCCCAGCAGGCAGGTGCCACGGATGCCGAACAGGCGGGCTGA
- a CDS encoding S-layer homology domain-containing protein, which produces MNVLVLGRRTMFSVLTMVSMLVAMLPTMAFAAVPSDISGHWAEPQIADWVNKGLIKGYPDGTFKPDNNISRAEFMALVNGAFGFSAKSDISYIDVPNDAWFYDVVAEAKAAGYINGYDDGTMRPNSPITRAEAAAIIMQVKKLTADPAAADKFTDGAAIPAWSKGAIGAVAGAQIMNGYPDGTFRPDSPITRAEAVVALDKALTATSAASTLSVTTASLAAATVGSDYSANLQASGGTAPYSWSLVGGSLPDGLTLTTDGTISGTPTTAGTSTFTVQVTDSSGTPQSATADLSITVNPSSQALSINTESLPDATVGSDYSVSLDASGGTSPYTWSVVDGSLPDGLTLSNDGTISGTPTTAGTSTFTVQVTDSSGTPQSATADLSITVNPSSQALSINTESLPDATVGSDYAASLDASGGTSPYTWSVVDGSLPDGLSLSSEGTISGTPTTADTVTFTVQVTDSSDTPQTATASFGITVHPASETAGNSGS; this is translated from the coding sequence GTGAATGTCTTGGTCCTGGGGCGACGCACAATGTTCTCTGTGCTCACCATGGTGTCGATGTTGGTCGCTATGTTGCCGACCATGGCTTTCGCGGCGGTTCCGTCGGATATTTCCGGCCACTGGGCGGAGCCCCAGATTGCGGACTGGGTGAATAAAGGATTGATCAAAGGGTACCCGGACGGCACCTTTAAACCGGACAACAATATTTCCCGCGCTGAATTCATGGCTTTGGTCAACGGTGCTTTCGGATTTTCGGCAAAGTCGGACATTTCCTACATAGACGTTCCGAATGATGCCTGGTTTTACGATGTGGTGGCCGAAGCGAAGGCCGCCGGATACATCAACGGGTATGACGACGGGACGATGAGGCCGAACAGTCCCATTACCCGGGCCGAGGCGGCGGCGATCATCATGCAGGTGAAGAAGCTGACGGCGGATCCCGCGGCTGCCGACAAGTTCACCGACGGGGCGGCCATCCCCGCATGGAGTAAAGGGGCGATCGGTGCGGTTGCCGGTGCGCAGATCATGAACGGCTATCCCGACGGGACGTTCCGCCCCGATAGCCCGATTACCCGGGCGGAAGCGGTGGTTGCCCTGGATAAGGCGCTGACGGCGACAAGCGCAGCCTCGACGTTATCCGTGACCACGGCCTCACTGGCCGCCGCGACGGTGGGGAGCGATTATTCAGCAAACCTGCAGGCGAGCGGGGGCACGGCGCCCTACAGTTGGTCGCTCGTCGGCGGGAGTTTACCCGATGGGCTTACGCTGACCACCGACGGGACGATCAGCGGGACCCCGACCACGGCGGGCACGAGCACGTTCACGGTGCAGGTGACGGACAGCTCCGGCACGCCGCAGAGCGCGACGGCGGATCTGAGCATCACGGTGAACCCGTCCTCCCAGGCGCTGTCCATCAACACGGAGTCGCTGCCGGACGCCACGGTGGGGAGCGATTATTCGGTCAGCCTCGATGCGAGCGGGGGGACATCGCCGTATACCTGGAGTGTGGTGGACGGGTCGCTGCCTGATGGACTGACCTTGTCCAACGACGGGACGATCAGCGGGACGCCGACCACGGCGGGCACGAGCACGTTCACGGTGCAGGTGACGGACAGCTCCGGCACGCCGCAGAGCGCGACGGCGGATCTGAGCATCACGGTGAACCCGTCCTCCCAAGCGCTGTCCATCAACACGGAGTCGCTGCCGGACGCCACGGTGGGGAGCGACTATGCGGCCAGCCTCGATGCGAGCGGGGGGACATCGCCGTATACCTGGAGTGTGGTGGACGGGTCGTTGCCGGACGGGCTGAGCTTGTCCAGTGAAGGCACCATCAGCGGGACGCCGACCACGGCGGACACCGTGACGTTCACGGTGCAGGTGACGGACAGCTCCGATACTCCTCAGACGGCGACGGCCTCTTTCGGGATAACGGTGCACCCCGCTTCGGAAACGGCCGGGAACAGCGGGAGCTAG
- a CDS encoding nucleotidyltransferase family protein yields the protein MDRTVLLETVRRIALEHVRGTDVRVYLFGSWARGEERRSSDIDIGLWSSRPLSREWIASLRERFEESTVPRRVDVVDLTQVDPAFVQRVLKEGIQWSDSEIASKPPSGG from the coding sequence ATGGACCGAACAGTCTTGCTGGAAACAGTCAGGCGTATCGCTCTCGAGCATGTCCGCGGGACAGACGTCCGCGTGTATCTTTTTGGCTCTTGGGCCAGGGGAGAGGAGCGGCGGTCCTCGGACATCGATATCGGGCTATGGAGTTCCCGGCCGCTGTCTCGGGAATGGATCGCTTCCCTCCGGGAGCGATTCGAAGAATCCACCGTCCCACGCCGAGTGGACGTGGTGGACCTCACCCAAGTGGATCCAGCCTTTGTGCAACGCGTACTGAAGGAGGGAATCCAGTGGAGCGACTCAGAAATCGCCTCGAAACCGCCCTCCGGAGGCTGA
- a CDS encoding HI0074 family nucleotidyltransferase substrate-binding subunit — protein sequence MERLRNRLETALRRLNSLETILSEPGDSAIVRDAAIQRFEYTFEAAWKAAQLFLAVVEGIDLGSPKGVIRACREVALLNDKQAQQALAMADDRNMTVHTYNEGLADQIYARLPEYAQLIHAWLQSMARKLQELEKPD from the coding sequence GTGGAGCGACTCAGAAATCGCCTCGAAACCGCCCTCCGGAGGCTGAACTCATTAGAGACCATCCTATCGGAGCCTGGGGATTCTGCTATTGTTCGGGATGCGGCCATCCAGCGTTTCGAGTACACTTTTGAAGCCGCGTGGAAGGCCGCGCAACTCTTTTTGGCCGTAGTGGAAGGGATCGACCTCGGTTCTCCAAAAGGCGTCATTCGCGCCTGCCGAGAGGTGGCCTTGTTGAACGACAAGCAGGCACAACAAGCACTGGCCATGGCGGATGACCGAAATATGACGGTTCACACGTACAACGAGGGACTGGCCGACCAGATCTATGCACGACTTCCGGAATACGCCCAACTGATTCATGCTTGGTTACAGAGCATGGCACGGAAACTTCAAGAATTAGAAAAACCTGACTGA